The Bacillus sp. (in: firmicutes) genome segment AAAACAAAGAAAGAATGGAAAGAAAAGCAAGGGAAAGAAAATTCCGAAGTTACTACTGAGGACATTGCTTTAGTAGTGTCAGCATGGACGGGAGTCCCTGTCTCAAAATTAGCGCAAGCCGAAACAGACCGCTTATTGAATATGGAAAGCATCCTTCATTCTCGTGTTATCGGTCAAGAAGAAGCTGTTAAAGCGATTGCCAAAGCCATTCGTAGAGCACGTGCAGGCTTGAAAGATCCTAAGCGCCCAATTGGCTCATTTATTTTCCTGGGACCTACTGGAGTAGGTAAAACAGAATTAGCGCGGGCACTTGCAGAAGCAATGTTCGGTGATGAAGACGCGCTCGTCCGTATAGATATGTCAGAATATATGGAGAAGCATACGACTTCTCGTTTAGTTGGTTCGCCTCCTGGATATGTAGGTCATGAAGAAGGTGGTCAATTAACGGAAAAGGTTCGCCGTAAACCATATTCAGTTATTTTATTAGATGAGATTGAAAAGGCTCACCCAGAAGTATTTAATATTCTTCTTCAAGTATTAGAGGATGGTCGTTTAACAGACTCAAAAGGGCGTACAGTCGACTTCCGCAATACAATTGTCATCATGACATCAAATGTTGGGGCAAGTGAATTGAAGCGCAATAAGTATGTTGGCTTTAATGTGCAGGAAGGTCAAGAGTATAAGGACATGAAGTCAAAGGTAATGGATGCATTGAAAAAAGCGTTCCGTCCTGAATTTTTAAATCGAATTGATGAAATTATTGTCTTCCACTCATTAGAGAGACAGCATATTAACGAAATTGTTACGTTAATGGCTAATGAATTAACAAGACGATTAAAAGAGCAAGAGATTGAGTTTGAATTAACAGAGGCAGCTAAGGAAAAAATTGCTAAAGAAGGCTTTGACCCTGAATATGGTGCAAGACCATTAAGACGTGCATTGCAAAAGCAGGTTGAGGACCGCTTATCTGAAGAATTATTAAAAGGAACAGTTCAAAAAGGGCAAAAGGTTACGATAGATGTAGAAAACGATGACTATGTAGTAAAAACGATGTAACTAAGTATGAAGTGAAGGACGCAAATAGCGTCCTTCCTTTCTTTTTATTACAATCTTACTTATGGTATCATAAATAGTAGAAATATGAGGTAACTTTCTAAGAGAGGATTTTTTCCATGTCTAAGAAAAAAACGAAATTTTGCTGTCAATCATGTGGATATGAAACACCAAGATGGATGGGTAAATGTCCAGGATGTAACGAATGGAACACAATGGTAGAGGAAATGGAGATTACGAAACCATCTAGACGCCAATCATTTATTACCTCTTCACAATCTGTAGCAGGGGCAAATAAACCACAAATCATTACATCCATCCAATCCGTAAGCGAACCAAGAATTCATACAGATTATAAAGAAATGGACAGAGTATTAGGTGGGGGTATTGTTCCAGGTTCGCTCGTATTAATCGGCGGAGACCCCGGAATTGGGAAATCGACGCTTCTTTTGCAAATTACGTCTCAGCTTGCGAATAGCAATTATAAAGTTTTATATATTTCAGGTGAAGAATCTGTTCGTCAGACGAAACTTCGGGCAGACCGTTTACGTATAACAAGTGATAATATTTTTGTTTTATCGGAAACAGATTTAGCATTTATCGAAAAAGCGACTGATGAGCTAAATCCAACTTTTGTTGTTATTGACTCAATTCAAACGGTATACCATCCCGAGATTCAGTCTGCCCCAGGTAGCGTATCACAAGTAAGGGAATGTACATCTCATTTTATGCGAATCGCAAAAACAAAGGGGATTGCCATCTTCTTAGTCGGTCATGTCACTAAGGAAGGTTCGATTGCTGGACCGCGGTTGCTTGAACATATGGTTGACGCTGTTTTGTATTTTGAAGGGGAGCGCCATCATACTTACCGAATTTTAAGAGCAGTCAAAAATCGCTTCGGCTCAACAAATGAAATGGGAATTTTTGAAATGAAGGAGGATGGCTTAAAGGAAGTTTTAAATCCGTCAGAAATATTTTTGGAGGAACGAGCTGAAGGGGCAGCGGGCTCAATTGTCGTCGCTTCAATGGAAGGGACACGCCCCGTGTTAGTTGAAATTCAAGCGTTAATTGCGCCGACAAGCTTTGGAAACCCACGGAGAATGGCAACTGGCATTGACCATAACCGCGTGTCACTGATTATGGCTGTTTTAGAAAAAAGGGTTGGCTTTTTGTTAGGTGCTTATGATGCCTATTTGAAAGTGGCCGGCGGCATTAAGCTGGATGAACCAGCAATTGATCTCGGGATAGCCGTAAGCATCGCTTCAAGTTTCCGTGACCAGCCTTCTAACCCGACAGATGTCGTGTTTGGTGAAGTTGGGTTGACGGGAGAAATAAGGAGAG includes the following:
- the radA gene encoding DNA repair protein RadA; amino-acid sequence: MSKKKTKFCCQSCGYETPRWMGKCPGCNEWNTMVEEMEITKPSRRQSFITSSQSVAGANKPQIITSIQSVSEPRIHTDYKEMDRVLGGGIVPGSLVLIGGDPGIGKSTLLLQITSQLANSNYKVLYISGEESVRQTKLRADRLRITSDNIFVLSETDLAFIEKATDELNPTFVVIDSIQTVYHPEIQSAPGSVSQVRECTSHFMRIAKTKGIAIFLVGHVTKEGSIAGPRLLEHMVDAVLYFEGERHHTYRILRAVKNRFGSTNEMGIFEMKEDGLKEVLNPSEIFLEERAEGAAGSIVVASMEGTRPVLVEIQALIAPTSFGNPRRMATGIDHNRVSLIMAVLEKRVGFLLGAYDAYLKVAGGIKLDEPAIDLGIAVSIASSFRDQPSNPTDVVFGEVGLTGEIRRVSRVEQRVQEAAKLGFKRVIVPENNIGGWTVPKGIEVIGVSTVSQALEYTLG